The DNA sequence CATCCTCTGATCCAGATCGTTAAGTTGAAACGAAATGTTGCATAGGCTTTTGGTTTTTGGTTCAATTGTAATTCCCTAAGCAAATGAATGGACAGGTAATTTTCTTTGGTTCATTGGGGGCAACTGTGGCCGCTCGCTAGTCCCGTGTAGGTAGGGATAGCCTGTGTGTATTTGCTAAACACATCCGTTATAACCAGCACATTTTCAACCCAATTCTGTGCTGGCTCCAACTTGGTGAATTGGTTAATtttggatcttttttttttaataccatGACAAACTAAATTTAAATGAAggtttggtgattttccattcatagcgttcctgtttgtctttgtgaATGTGATTTGAAATTGGCTAATGGTTGTTCATTGTTTGCTACATTCAGTGTGCGAActatttcggggggggggggggggggggctcacttatatggggggggggggggagggcttgCGCGTGCCTCAGAGCGAGGACTTACTCAAAACACATCCATTATTACATCCACTATTACAAGCCTGTGTGCCTACTTGCCTTATGTCAGCACATATAAGCACATATCACATCCAACCCTCGTATCAAATCTGACCACGGTCGAGCCAGCCGCTACAATTTACATTTTACGTACGCCCATACTGCGACCTTTACGGTAACTGCACAGAGAATACCAGCTTCCggttttcaaattaaaatgagTATTAAAAGGCTGACTGGTTGCGTTATTTATATtgacttatttattatttattattatgggAGGACCATTCAAAGCTAATAGAAAGAGGTGTGTCTTAATCTTAATCAGCCTGTTTAGTCATGTGATCCACCACTGATTGGGAGTCATAAGGTCACATGACCTGGGCGCTATTGAGAAAGAATGCTGTATTTTTCAtagaaatattaatataaattatGAGGAATATTCACATGACTACACAGAATAATACAGCATTTTAGCTCTGTAGCTCTCAAATTAGCATTCATTTATACAGATTAGCTTTTACCTTCAAACAGAAGCGACCAAACAGGCCTGGGATCAGCTTCCTTTGCTGTTGGTCCAGAAGCCCATGATGTGGACAGGCGATGACCTGAATTAATCCAGGATGTGATGAAGGGTGCTGGGTCGAATCTCTCCAAAGGGGTCGATTAAGATCCACAAAAAAGAGCGAGGAGAGGCTGTTTTCACGCAGTCTATTGCGGGTCTTGCTGTCAGTGTCATTACCGTCATCAACGGCCTCTCACATATTATTGGTTTATGTTTGTCAtcgtcaatcaatcatgggctgacaggctcagagagccctgacagtgctgtcaatcacaacacaaaccagggtgggctGGACCGcatggcatgggccggagtcgTGGGAGTCGGGACGGAGCTGAAAATGGATAAGCGTAAGAAACGCCCGGATAGCGCTGAAAAACTGCGACTCTCTGGAGGTGGAAGCTGCTAAATGTTCAAAATTTACACACCTATTTGGAGCCGGGGTCAACACcccagctggtgctgctgcgccgggagacgagcgagtggaggcaaatatgctaagtaacgttagcctggggctagctaTGCTACATTTTGAGAAATGTCCAAAACAAaacgtttttacattgaatgtgattcaattcaattgaattcaaagtgtttattgtcatatgcacgAAAGAGATGTTCTCAGTTGTACAATGAAATTAGGTGATGTGATGTGAACTAATTAACTGCATACTTGTGACAACATATTAGCCCAATAAACAAAGGtttatttcctggttgaagattttcatattgatgattttaatttgaaacatctgcatttcttttaagctcaattaacagttatgcaggtaggcctTAGGGCTCTTTTGAGACTTAAGTCATCCTTCATGGCGGACAAATTTGTTCACTAAGTGTCACTACGTCACAAAAAGTCTACATGGCTACTTGTCACTCAGTACACAGATACTGAGTACAAGTTCTGTTTGCTGTTTCATGCAGGTCATGAATTTGGTGAGGAGTGTAGCTGTCTGGCTGCGGACGAGGAAGtagggcaatatatatattgatctaAATATAAccatacatttatattttttgtttttatctatGGCTGTGTGAAAAAGTCTATTGTCtaatatgagaatgcatatctgttcagacctgtaattcatcTCTTAGACTTTTTCTCGCAGCTACAGATAATAAAAattcaattctctatttatggtttcacaatgactgagtcacagttgaaacaaatgagtttcagctctaatgctgctactgtctgtaatatgtttctatttagatttttgtcaggatattttgttattattgtccgagtctggttttaactaatgctgggcttacaccgaaagattttcacattcacagactaaaaactgcaagagagaatttagcgttggatcaagtgtgatatttaagaagggttttgtagatatgtagatatgggggttggagatgcagcgaccgcaggatgtctgttaacttcctgttcaggtttctccacctttcttgtcagcagcacaagagacacaaacttgaaaaacaaaaacaaaaaaaagcaacaactgctatttgcagtgctgtactattattcggatgtatgtacttgattaaattgttttaataaagtacatacagggtagggctgggcgatatatcgatatttaaaatatatcgatattttttcaaacgcgatatgaaacgagataaaacattaaaggtcccatgacatgaaaatctcactttatgaggttttctaacataaatatgagttcccctagcctgcctatggttccccagtggctaaaacttgcgtttggtataaaacgagcactagctgttctgctcgcctttgaaaaaacggaggctcaagcgcgctgatctGGAATGTCTTGGtctgtcacaaagcatctaagctcctccccttactctgcctggcccgcccagagacgttggcccgccaatgatacacgaccgtgcgagcgccacatgtgtgtgtgaacacacacactgtaacgcaagtgtttcttgtcggttctttgacgtctcttgtatttccacaacaagactgtattgggggttatctgagccatggttgagaaggaaattgggggaaaggaactttggctttgactcgctgaagtacatgaacatgaactgcgacatgccttcCGTGTGTTCTACCGTGgctgcacggcagaatttcgggaacgtctttgaatactgtgttagttgcccactaatacctatattaaagaatacataaaatagcatgtcatgtccgccccccccacgcagtcgttacggttcataatatttcggaggcgcacaaagcttttggccgtgatgttatatattataatgttctctaatacgaggcggatgcagtgtctagtccacggtttattcaaccatcaaactgtattcaattccgaacaGTAGAAATAGTCatatcaaatctgcgcacggagcaacccccccccccccccccctcgacaaatatcgatatttatcttatatcgatattctgcttgaagatatcgagatatgacttttggtccatatcgcccagcaaTTCCCGTTCGTcccgtcccacccctagtgctgataatgtagtgggctggtctggacagaaaatgccaggggtgaatttttgtcccagtccacccctgggtccagcccaccctggtttgtgttgtgattgacggcactgtcagggctctctgagcctgtcagcccatgattgattgacgatgacaaacatagaccaataatatgtGTCGATGCTGGCCACACACTGCTAGCCCTCTGTTGCCCATTGGCtggcccaattggagggaatttagagagagagaaaaaaacaaaacatagcgggccagaccggcccacattgggtcaacggcccaccgggacgatgcccggtatgccagatgacCAGTCCACCCCTGCCCTGAGCTGTCGGCTGTGGGCGGGCTTTGACCGGCAGCAGTCCCCGCGAGTGCAGCGGTGGTGGTGTCGGTTGTCCCCAAGCTAGCATCTGCCCAAGAACTCGCCTCTTGCTGCTCCTCAGAGTCATTCGTCTTCGATTTCTTTGTAAATCCGAAATTTGCGAGTAGGTTTCCCTGTTTTCTTTTAGACATGACTGCAAAACATTTAATACGAAATTGCGCGGGTCCAGCGGCTCTCCGATGTCAGATTTTAAGTGACGTTTAAGACATAGCGCCCCCACGCTTCAATGGTGAGGACAATAATTGCAAGCAGGCCGGGTATCTTTATGAAGATGATGAATCACCCTCAAGCGCAAATCATAGATTAAAAATAGCCACATTTTACACGTGATCCATGATTATGCAATACCAAAACAAATAGGAAATGTATGGGAAAAAACAGCATTTTGACAATATTTTAGAGACCCCCCCAAAATTTCACAAATCATGTTATCAGGGGGGCTCATGTCTCATTAAGGGGGGCTGAGActcccctggcccccccccgTAGTTCGCACCCtggctacattagcctctttagcaaaaccagcccgaaaacaaacacaactttacattgtattgcatgcacagccacaagaccatgcaatgtatcaattggtgaccggaataaagtagcaatgtgtGTAAGAatagtgtgtaagagcatttaaaatcgacaatAAAATGACCTACGTtgtacaaatattaaaaaaccagccattttgttgagagcgtcatcactgctctcggtctactctcagatttTCGAAAGATGAAGAAAAAACGCGGGCGTGCCttcgagaaatgccgcaagaaagctgggagatcttcgactttcaACTCGGAAGACTGGCGTttgaggattcaggaacacaccattagcTTCTCCTCCGAGTTCCGtttaacccctccccctccctcagaacgatagttatgttattataactctagttctatgattgtaggcgtagcagTCTaagcttcgccttatgggcttgtcccgtgcgcacTTGCGCACGGGACATATTGATGGGACAATTCATATTgatgattttaatttcaaacatctgcatttcttttaagctcaattaacagttatgcaggtaggcTCTTTTGAGACTTAAGTCATCCTTCATGACGGACAAATTGGTTCACTAAGTGTCACTACGTCACAAAAAGTCTACATATACTTGTCACTCAGTACACAGATACTGAGTACAAGTTCTGTTTGCTGTTTCTTGCAGGTCATGAATTTGGTGAGGAgtgtagctggctggctgcggaAGAGGAAGtagggcaatatatatattgacctAAATATAACCataaatttatattttttgtttttatccatGGCTGTGTGAAAAAGTCTATTGTCtaatatgagaatgcatatctgttcagacctgtaattcatctcttagactttttctcgcagctacagataacaaaaattatattctctatttatggtttcacaatgactgagtcacagttgaaacaaatgagtttcagctctaatgctgctactgtctgtaatatgtttctatttagatttttgtcaggatattttgttattattgtccgagtctggttttaactaatgctgggcttacaccgaaagattttcacattcacagactaaaaactgcaagagagaatttagcgttggatcaagtgtgatatttaagaagggttttgtagatatgtagatatgggggttggagatgcagcgaccgcaggatgtctgttaacttcctgttcaggtttctccacctttcttgtcagcagcacaagagacacaaacttgaaaaacaaaaacaaaaaaaagcaacaactgctatttgcagtgctgtactattattcggatgtatgtacttgattaaattgttttaataaagtacatacagggtACTAATTCCCGTTCGTcccgtcccacccctagtgctgataatgtagtgggctggtctggacagaaaatgccaggggtGAATTTTTGTCCCATCCCAACCCTGCTTGGatgatatttttttgtaattgaagaaatatgtttctttgtatgtgtaaaacataatgcatttgtttctgaagcaaaatgcattagtttgtgaatgatgttttgtatttgcaaaccacactgcgtgtgtgtgaattagggatgcaaattatcgagtaattcattaatcgatagttgtttcatcttatcgatcgatgatcgattaattgataagcggcaattcttctgagaagctgaatttccttctgaatgtgacacatttaggtgttaattcaacaaagtcgtttagttgttgtactttaaaatacatttacatttagggcatttagcagacgcttttatccaaagcgacttacaataagtacatttgtcaaaatacttccacatattgtgcatttggcgtctttgtcgtcattaactaacttaaagtggctccatactgcactccgttttgccctcttcatcgtgtcactagctgtgttcgaaatcgttccctatacactcgttccctattccctatatagtgtacatgatatagtgcactttatagggaatagggaacgagaattcggacactacgctaaacatttctaaacgtcatttgcgtcagtaaatgcgccgggtatttgtgcgacgcagacagatgcgcccacatcaagtaaacaaaccgggcactcacgacgaaagctggaggttgtattgatgttgaatgttacatttccttgtttaattaattttgaatgttaaatattctatgttaaatcccaaataaattgctgacatttctaaacgaaagccggagactccatcattaaatgtattcgttttcgcggttattcggcttcttctcccctggaaaaatacaacagcattgcattgtggtatacgggagtaacatgtagggaacatcgtatgtaccctattttaagtccactatatagtggaccactgagaattcgaacaccctagaaaatggcgtgcaccctatttagtgcactacatccatgatagggaacgatttcgaacacagctagtagtgtcccgcttttcgtttgtcttctgcttcgcttgtgatcccgcttgtgttcccgcgtgtgcgtcaagtacgtctggcgtcaagcgcgccctcacgtggacggttggggaattacgggtaaaaaatgtgattaattgcaagtaatttattttaatcgagtaatctcttatcgacaattaatcgataatcgattaattgtttgcatccctagtgtgaatcgttgtgcgtgagtaaaacacgttttgtgtgtgtgtgaatcgttgtgcgtgagtaaaacacgttttgcgtgtgtgtggggttttggcatgattctaactccataatATTGACAGTGTACgctttcgtgaacactggattacgtccatttcaacgtaaaataaCGTGTTACACCTACATTATCCGCCAACACGggatcacgccaaggcgtaaaatatggaggtagatttgtgtctttattatgcaatcaaaaataataggtttgagagcaaaactttccacactgcaatcaaaaaatagatttgagagcaaaactatcgacactgcaatcaaaaaatgttttattgcaagataaattaatgtgataaaaaaaatattaatgggaatccaaatgttttgtttgcaaacccaaaagttttgtttgcaaatccaaaagttttgtttgcgaatccaaaagttttgtttgcgaatcaaaaagctttgtttgcgaatcctaaagttttgcttgcaaatccaaaagctttgcttgctgttgagctgaatctcgtgggcgggacctacgccgaaagatgtaagacacgtctctattggccagtctcgatcggagtgacagcttggcaacatccgaaaagccgctgccccccgaccgcctccagaagcagattgtcggcctgaaggacagggtgttcgtttgtgcctctcaatccgcggcgacggtcaacaacatcgccctgctctcctggtctccttgtcggctgacagggaggcctacggaaTTTTCAGGGCgcgcaagcgcgcgcacgggacaagcccataaggcgaagcctagacggcgtagcctaaatgaaatagaactccctctctcgttactaactgtggatgttgccaagctgtcactctgatcgagactggccaatagagacgtgtcttacatctttcggcgtaggtcccgccaacgagattcagctcaacagcaagcaaagcttttggattcgcaagcaaaactttaggattcgcaaacaaagctttttgattcgcaaacaaaacttttggattcgcaaacaaaacttttggatttgcaaacaaaacttttgggtttgcaaacaaaacttttggattcccattaatattttttttatcacattaatttatcttgcaataaaacattttttgattgcagtgtcgatagttttggtctcaaatctattttttgatttcaGTGTGTAAAGTTTTGCtttcaaacctattttttgattgcagtgtggaaagttttgctctcaaacctattatttttgattgcataataaagacacaaatctacctccatagtaaaatagatacgtttgtccacatcgcaagACGTGTTCAGGGTCAGGCTTTGCTCGagcaaagcgtcaccctgaacacgctttcttctccattcgaaatgaatgggggaatagcaccaacagggggcgatacgttctcctagcatttggtgaaattgttacgtagcctatattaatcgttattatctgaatgggaaatgcaatattttaggacagatacaccattaaacgtgtttctaatgacatttctagggagaaatgtacattttccttgcataatcttcagtcagtgaatgtgtatgatctttattaatctttattatctgattgggaaatgcaatattttaggaccgattcaccgttaaacgtgtttctaatagaatttctagcgagaaacatactttttacttgcatgatcttcagtcagtgattgtgtctgatctttagttttatagttattaggaagatttcatcggctcgctcgcatgtttcaacgacgtcaggttgctagggtcGCTGCTTTGGCTAAGCTAGCAGCTCActtgtttcctgcgtttgtgttattaaaccttaTGTaaatttaatgatatcatcttgttagaaacacgtatatctgagagccaacccagtcgccaaaagcaaacactacgttttcgtgaacactggattacgacGTCGCATTTCAATATAAAATAgtgtgatacacacacacacacacacacacacacacacacacacacacacacacacacatacacaatgcatttcgctgctaaaacaagaacaaaaaaaaaaaaaaattccctcaaatattataactttcaaaacattggccaaaatggaatgtcttttttatttgggatgcttctaggacattttgggtggattttgaacggtatgtgggcaggacgttttttgcaggacctggccaccctgcgctgttgcccgaggtgctgaaaggctccggaacagatctggatccaccatggccaaaagacttgtttcccccccccccccctccccccccgtgaaacttatttttgtttatggatacattttacatttatacataccgatatccatttgtgtgtgtgcattgaaatgtatttgtgagaagggagtaatttatatataaatcacaaaatacagttgtgaatccttctctctGTGCATTccttattaatgagactgttctgaccccatattTTTCTAGTTTCAGTTGTGTTTTCCTCGTCCAGCGGTGGTTTCTTGGAAACCACGTGTGTTAACTATTATCTCGAGGCCCCTCCTACCCACTGCCTGCTCTTAAAGGAGCTTTCCTGTCACATTCACATTCTGTCTTTTAGAGACGCTTGTACCGGATCAACTTTCAAAGCATCAACATAAACAAAGCAACAAAATGTGAGGACTGCCCTCGAAGTGAATATATGATTGAAAACATCTATAGCAAtgataccctaaccctaactctgatGTTGATTCTCAGGGGTTCCAAGAACAGCAGCTGCCCTCCAACTGCAGTTTCATCAACTTCATCAATACCCGACCTAAAGTGAGTAGTGGTTGAAATAAGTCCAACAGCTGTCTGAGTCTCTTGTGGAGGAGCACTGGGTCTTCTCCAGTCCTGGACACTGGTTGATCACAGATATTTACTAATTGTGGTTTGAGTCCAATTTAATATTCAAAAATTGCAGGTTGTATTAGTAAGCTTAGAAGCAAGGAATTGAGGACACTGTCAATGTAGTCCAATGGATGGATATGTGAAACAATTTAACGGACTGAATAGCAGAATGGCTGGatgaaaacatttttatttcagTGTGTAAAGTTTTGCtttcaaacctattttttgattgcagtgtggaaagttttgctctcaaacctattatttttgattgcataataaagacacaaatctacctccatagtaaaatagatacgtttgtccacatcgcaagACGTGTTCAGGGTCAGGCTTTGCTCGagcaaagcgtcaccctgaacacgctttcttctccattcgaaatgaatgggggaatagcaccaacagggggcgatacgttctcctagcatttggtgaaattgttacgtagcctatattaatcgttattatctgaatgggaaatgcaatattttaggacagatacaccattaaacgtgtttctaatgacatttctagggagaaatgtacattttccttgcataatcttcagtcagtgaatgtgtatgatctttattaatctttattatctgattgggaaatgcaatattttaggaccgattcaccgttaaacgtgtttctaatagaatttctagcgagaaacatactttttacttgcatgatcttcagtcagtgattgtgtctgatctttagttttatagttattaggaagatttcatcggctcgctcgcatgtttcaacgacgtcaggttgctagggtcGCTGCTTTGGCTAAGCTAGCAGCTCActtgtttcctgcgtttgtgttattaaaccttaTGTaaatttaatgatatcatcttgttagaaacacgtatatctgagagccaacccagtcgccaaaagcaaaCACtatacgttttcgtgaacactggattacgacGTCGCATTTCAATATAAAATAgtgtgatacacacacacacacacacacacacacacacacacacacacacacacacacatacacaatgcatttcgctgctaaaacaagaacaaaaaaaataaaaaattccctcaaatattataactttcaaaacattggccaaaatggaatgtcttttttatttgggatgcttctaggacattttgggtggattttgaacggtatgtgggcaggacgttttttgcaggacctggccaccctgcgctgttgcccgaggtgctgaaaggctccggaacagatctggatccaccatggccaaaagacttgtttccccccccccccctccccccccgtgaaacttatttttgtttatggatacattttacatttatacataccgatatccatttgtgtgtgtgcattgaaatgtatttgtgagaagggagtaatttatatataaatcacaaaatacagttgtgaatccttctctctGTGCATTccttattaatgagactgttctgaccccatattTTTCTAGTTTCAGTTGTGTTTTCCTCGTCCAGCGGTGGTTTCTTGGAAACCACGTGTGTTAACTATTATCTCGAGGCCCCTCCTACCCACTGCCTGCTCTTAAAGGAGCTTTCCTGTCACATTCACATTCTGTCTTTTAGAGACGCTTGTACCGGATCAACTTTCAAAGCATCAACATAAACAAAGCAACAAAATGTGAGGACTGCCCTCGAAGTGAATATATGATTGAAAACATCTATAGCAAtgataccctaaccctaactctgatGTTGATTCTCAGGGGTTCCAAGAACAGCAGCTGCCCTCCAACTGCAGTTTCATCAACTTCATCAATACCCGACCTAAAGTGAGTAGTGGTTGAAATAAGTCCAACAGCTGTCTGAGTCTCTTGTGGAGGAGCACTGGGTCTTCTCCAGTCCTGGACACTGGTTGATCACAGATATTTACTAATTGTGGTTTGAGTCCAATTTAATATTCAAAAATTGCAGGTTGTATTAGTAAGCTTAGAAGCAAGGAATTGAGGACACTGTCAATGTAGTCCAATGGATGGATATGTGAAACAATTTAACGGACTGAATAGCAGAATGGCTGGatgaaaacatttttattttcttctcatttgtatatatatttatt is a window from the Gadus chalcogrammus isolate NIFS_2021 chromosome 8, NIFS_Gcha_1.0, whole genome shotgun sequence genome containing:
- the LOC130387780 gene encoding uncharacterized protein LOC130387780 isoform X6; the protein is MAWAGVVGVGTELKMDKQTLVPDQLSKHQHKQSNKMGSKNSSCPPTAVSSTSSIPDLKGSKNSSCPPTAVSSTSSIPDLKT